A single window of Chloracidobacterium thermophilum B DNA harbors:
- a CDS encoding ABC transporter ATP-binding protein — protein sequence MALLVVEGLRTHFPTRAGVVPAVDDVSLTIERGETLALVGESGSGKSVTALSIMGLVSPPGRIVAGRISFAGRELRTPAEAAALRGSHMAMIFQDPMTSLNPVFTVGEQIAEALRRHKGLSSRQAWQQAVEALASVAIPDPARRARQYPHEMSGGMRQRVMIAMALSCNPQLLIADEPTTALDVTIQAQILELIAVQQRERNLGVLLITHDLGVVAQVAHRAAVMYAGRIVETAPVEILFSRPQHPYTQGLLASVPRLGRQEARLPTIEGVVPKLTALPPGCAFAPRCPEARPECRQGELALKVLDAQQGHAVRCVRR from the coding sequence ATGGCCTTGCTCGTCGTCGAAGGGCTGCGGACGCACTTCCCTACCCGCGCGGGTGTCGTCCCGGCCGTGGATGACGTGTCGTTGACCATTGAACGGGGCGAAACGCTGGCGCTGGTCGGCGAGTCGGGTTCGGGAAAGTCCGTGACGGCACTTTCGATCATGGGTCTGGTGTCGCCGCCCGGACGCATCGTTGCCGGCCGTATCAGCTTTGCCGGACGTGAGTTGCGTACGCCGGCCGAAGCTGCCGCGCTGCGCGGTTCGCACATGGCGATGATTTTTCAGGACCCGATGACCTCGCTCAACCCGGTCTTTACCGTCGGGGAACAGATCGCGGAAGCTCTCCGCCGCCACAAGGGGCTTTCGTCCCGTCAGGCCTGGCAGCAGGCGGTGGAGGCGCTGGCGTCAGTGGCCATTCCCGATCCGGCACGGCGCGCCCGCCAGTATCCCCACGAAATGTCCGGCGGCATGCGCCAGCGCGTCATGATTGCCATGGCGCTCAGTTGCAACCCGCAGCTGCTTATTGCCGATGAACCAACCACGGCGCTCGATGTGACGATTCAGGCGCAGATTCTGGAACTCATCGCCGTCCAGCAGCGGGAGCGCAACCTGGGCGTGCTGCTCATCACGCACGACCTGGGCGTGGTGGCGCAGGTGGCCCACCGGGCCGCCGTGATGTACGCCGGGCGCATTGTCGAGACCGCACCGGTCGAAATCCTGTTTTCACGTCCGCAACACCCGTACACGCAGGGACTTCTGGCAAGTGTGCCGCGTCTGGGGCGGCAGGAAGCGCGCCTGCCGACCATTGAAGGCGTCGTGCCCAAACTGACGGCCCTGCCGCCCGGCTGCGCCTTTGCCCCGCGCTGCCCGGAAGCCCGGCCGGAGTGTCGGCAGGGCGAGCTGGCCCTGAAAGTCCTCGACGCGCAACAGGGCCACGCCGTCCGCTGCGTCCGACGCTAA